CTGGCTCCGAGAGAGTTTATGGCGACCGCAGCGTCAAACCACTACAGCGTCCTCAGCACCCCCAGCAgcgcgccgccgccgccgccgcacTCGGAGTCCGGGAGCATGCAGCAGGCGGCAGCGTACAGGGACGCGCACACCCTGCTCCAGAACGACTACGGCACGCTACCGGGCGGTGGGCATCCGCTCAGCCACGCGCACCAGTGGATAACGGCGCTCTCTCACGGTGACAGCGGGGCGCCGTGGCCGTCCAGTCCCCTCCGAGAACAGGACGTGAAGCCCATACTGCATGACAGTGACcgagaggagctgcagaactccagcagcctgcaacagcagcagcagcagcagcaacagcgaCACCCTCACCTAGCGCACCAGCAGGCGCATCACGACGCCAGAGCATGGCGAACCAGCACGGCCACGACGCACATCACCGGCATGGCGACATCTGAGGGACAGAGCCTGGTGTACTCCCAATCCGGCTTCGCTCTGATGCCAGGGGGAGAGCAGGGGGGGATGCACCACCACCCTCTGCGGGACGAGGACCACCACAGCCACAGCCCGCACCTCAGTGAGCACGGGGGCGGCCCCGGGGCccaccaccaccagcaccaGCAGCACGGGGGCCACCAGGACCAGTCGGACGAGGACACGCCGACCTCGGATGAGCTGGAGCAGTTCGCCAAGCAGTTCAAGCAGCGGCGGATCAAGCTGGGCTTCACGCAGGCGGACGTTGGGCTGGCCCTGGGGACGCTCTACGGGAACGTGTTCTCTCAGACCACCATCTGCAGGTTCGAGGCGCTGCAGCTCAGCTTCAAGAACATGTGCAAACTCAAGCCGCTGCTGAACAAGTGGCTGGAGGAGGCGGACTCCACGTCGGGGAGTCCCACCAGCCTAGATAAGATCGCGGCGCAggggaggaaaaggaaaaagcgGACCTCCATCGAGGTGGGCGTCAAGGGCGCTCTGGAGAGCCATTTTCTGAAATGCCCCAAGCCGGGAGCGGCGGAGATCAACTCCCTGGCGGACAGCctgcagctggagaaggagGTGGTGAGGGTCTGGTTCTGTAACCGGCGGCAGAAGGAGAAGAGGATGACCCCCGCTGGGGGACAGATATCAGGAGGGGAGGACATGTACGGGGACACCCCTCCTCACCACGGAGGACAGACTCCTGTGCAGTGACCCCTGTCCAgtatctctttttttattttttttttttttttactattattattattattttcggGGGAAAAACACGAACCCCTGCAGGAGGAAGCttcttatttgttgaaattctCAATGCTGGAACTGGACCTCAGCCAGTTTTAAGTGTTGGACGGACGCAGGGATGCAGAGTGGCACCCcggtgctaaaaaaaaacactcagagcAGAGATGTGTAGAATGGCTTCATGCCAGGCACATTGAGCTGGGGTGTGCTAACCAAAATagggaagaagagaggaagaaaaaaaaaagatgggggCAGAAAGCAGCGACATTTTCTGCATCAGTCTTAAAGAAaggcaggaggaggaaaacTATAGGAGCCGGCTGCAGTCGGTGTGGGTAAATAAACGCCATCTTTCCATCATAACAAAAGCGACAGGGATCCTGCAGCTTGTGGTAAAAGACAGGGCTGAAATGGCAGACAAATGCTGTAGCCCACAATACCAGCCAAccgtttattattattattattattattattattattattattattattattattattattattattattattattatttatgttcttAATTACAATGTCTCGTTAAAATAATATGCCAAtttataaatgttgaaaatgtggaaaaaatattgttaataataataataataataataataataataataataataataataataataatatgtgtATTGGTTGACTCGTGATTTCCTTTCTGTGCGTCCGTTTAcactgtgtttttgctgttggtTATTTCTGTACTTTTCCCCAAAACGCTGTGACGAAACAGACCGAGACTGTCCGACTGGAGCCTTCAGAGGGATCCGGTTTATTTTGGCCTTGCTTCCTTTAAGTAAAATGAACGGGGGACATATTTAAAGTGACCCTGATCCCGTTATTATCCGTTCTGGACTCAGTCAGATGAGAAGACTgtggttttttattattattattataaaaaaaaggacataTGTATGGCTTTACTTTAATGttaactgtatttttgttttgggtttgttttccaTGTCGAACTGTGCCaaagcacaaacacagacacgTGTTCTTGTGCCACCTTAATCCTGTGATTATGATCTGATATGTAAGATGTTTCTGTGGGGAAATCCTCCAGAAGTCGGAGATCAAATCTCTGGCATATTTTGATTCAAATATTGAACATCAGAAACTCAAATACAATGAAGGAACgttgatgagctgcagagaaatTATTATTTGGTTATCATAAATAATTGTAATGTCAATTtttaagtcatttatttttcttgtcagtcaaagggaaaaatagcaatatctgaaatattaatCTGCAATAcgcacagatttttttttcatatatatattttgattattgtcaaacaaacaataacagacttttttttctttagataacAGTTATAATCCTTCAGATGAGTTTGAGTTTCTGGTGTAAAAGAGAGggggggaggagaaaaaaaatcaataaaaccaaaataaaaatttatcgACCTGAAATCTGTGATCCAGCAAAGAGGGAAATGAAATCAGCAATTGCACAATTTCTATCtgcttttttgtcattaaatcgTACTGGTTTTCTACAACCCTGCAGTCTTGCTCCATATTTATTGAGCTCCAAGGCAGGAAAAAGAGGGGGAAACACTTCCAAAacgctgcttttttttttcctttttcttttttcttttttttttttttttttatctattctggcctttgcattttaattacGGACTTTATCGCTTCGTCTCGGTTGCTTGGAAGTGTCCTTCAGCTGCTTTGCAGATGTGGGCACTGATACTGCTGTGCGGAGAGATAGCCACACTCAATCACCTGCATCTGAAATATACACCAATGGTCAGAATAATTGGAAAATTATTCGATAGTGACGGCAAGAtgatttttacagtttctgggagtaaaatgtttttattagtaatTTATAATAATGCTTAGACCGGGaagtccaaaaatatccaatcaTTAAGATGGTCACATGTGAGCAGTTGGAGCATAAAAAAGCATGcaaagtatatttatttgtttatttaatcttaACAATTAAATCTCCCTTTATTGGCAGTCTTCCATCCTAAAGTAAGCTGCACGTTTTGTCCTGCTGATGCACGTAAATGgga
The Gambusia affinis linkage group LG22, SWU_Gaff_1.0, whole genome shotgun sequence DNA segment above includes these coding regions:
- the pou3f2a gene encoding POU domain, class 3, transcription factor 2a; this translates as MATAASNHYSVLSTPSSAPPPPPHSESGSMQQAAAYRDAHTLLQNDYGTLPGGGHPLSHAHQWITALSHGDSGAPWPSSPLREQDVKPILHDSDREELQNSSSLQQQQQQQQQRHPHLAHQQAHHDARAWRTSTATTHITGMATSEGQSLVYSQSGFALMPGGEQGGMHHHPLRDEDHHSHSPHLSEHGGGPGAHHHQHQQHGGHQDQSDEDTPTSDELEQFAKQFKQRRIKLGFTQADVGLALGTLYGNVFSQTTICRFEALQLSFKNMCKLKPLLNKWLEEADSTSGSPTSLDKIAAQGRKRKKRTSIEVGVKGALESHFLKCPKPGAAEINSLADSLQLEKEVVRVWFCNRRQKEKRMTPAGGQISGGEDMYGDTPPHHGGQTPVQ